Proteins encoded in a region of the Cheilinus undulatus linkage group 8, ASM1832078v1, whole genome shotgun sequence genome:
- the mdh2 gene encoding malate dehydrogenase, mitochondrial, giving the protein MFSRAVRPTVSLARSLSTSAQNNAKVAVLGASGGIGQPLSLLLKNSPLVSHLSLYDIAHTPGVAADLSHIETRAQVTGHMGPDQLDAALQGCDVVVIPAGVPRKPGMTRDDLFNTNATIVATLADACARNCPEAMVCIIANPVNSTIPITSEVMKKHGVYNPNRVFGVTTLDIVRANTFVAELKGLDPARVNVPVIGGHAGKTIIPLISQCTPKVEFPADQLSALTGRIQEAGTEVVKAKAGAGSATLSMAYAGARFTFSVLDAMNGKEGVVECAYVRSEETECKYFSTPLLLGKNGIEKNLGLGKLSAFEEKLVADAMGELKASIKKGEDFVANMK; this is encoded by the coding sequence ATGTTCTCCCGAGCCGTGAGACCCACCGTCAGCCTCGCCCGGAGCCTGTCCACCTCTGCGCAGAACAACGCTAAGGTGGCGGTGCTAGGAGCCTCCGGCGGCATAGGCCAACCGCTGTCTCTACTTCTTAAGAATAGCCCCCTGGTGAGTCACCTCTCCCTGTACGATATTGCCCACACCCCCGGGGTGGCTGCGGACCTGAGCCACATCGAGACCAGAGCTCAGGTGACCGGCCACATGGGTCCAGACCAGCTCGATGCTGCTCTGCAGGGCTGCGACGTCGTGGTCATCCCCGCCGGTGTGCCCAGAAAACCTGGCATGACCCGTGATGACCTTTTCAACACCAACGCCACCATCGTAGCTACCTTGGCCGATGCCTGCGCCCGCAACTGCCCAGAAGCTATGGTCTGCATTATCGCTAACCCTGTCAACTCCACCATCCCTATTACATCAGAGGTCATGAAGAAGCATGGAGTGTACAATCCCAACAGAGTGTTTGGTGTCACAACCCTGGACATTGTCAGAGCAAACACCTTCGTGGCAGAGCTTAAAGGCCTTGACCCAGCTCGTGTCAATGTGCCAGTCATTGGAGGTCATGCTGGAAAGACCATCATCCCCCTCATCTCCCAGTGCACTCCAAAGGTCGAGTTCCCTGCTGACCAGCTCTCTGCTCTCACCGGCAGGATCCAGGAGGCCGGCACAGAAGTGGTGAAGGCCAAAGCTGGAGCTGGATCTGCGACCCTCTCTATGGCTTATGCAGGTGCCCGCTTCACCTTCTCAGTTCTCGACGCCATGAATGGAAAGGAGGGTGTGGTTGAGTGTGCCTATGTCAGGTCTGAGGAGACGGAGTGCAAGTACTTCTCCACACCTCTGCTCCTGGGGAAGAACGGCATTGAGAAGAACCTTGGGCTGGGCAAGCTGTCTGCCTTCGAGGAGAAGCTGGTGGCTGATGCCATGGGCGAGCTGAAGGCTTCCATCAAGAAGGGCGAGGATTTTGTGGCTAATATGAAGTGA
- the LOC121513318 gene encoding E3 ubiquitin-protein ligase rnf146-like: protein MASCGEVDHSVSSLPSSKKGSNSGGGSGNSAESSCSGSSNSSPALSVPECAICLQSCVHPVQLPCHHVFCFLCVKGASWQSKRCALCRQEVPDDFLERPTLLSPEELKASAGGRGGAASDHAWYYEGRNGWWQYDERTSRELEDAFSKGKKTAEMLIAGFLYVADLENMVQYRRNEHGRRRKMKRDVLDIPKKGVAGLRLDAEGVTVAMGAAGRENSADGADTTVAGGQQQVTNNPPVVPAAARPPTSLGGQPSSSSSPTLEDALSQLQISPRPTLPQERSEAGEGEEEDEEEQASASRSSDPHTSVDESGSGDWSDDEEEEDEEEEGGDGERVEPWEDRPRRQRLNPEDRAPPGAESASPPSSSSSSGRSRMPDGQCTVTEV from the coding sequence ATGGCTAGTTGCGGGGAGGTCGACCACTCTGTTAGCTCACTTCCATCCAGTAAGAAAGGCAGCAACAGTGGTGGAGGAAGTGGAAACAGTGCAGAATCATCGTGCTCTGGCTCCAGTAACTCGTCCCCAGCCCTATCTGTACCGGAGTGTGCCATCTGTCTGCAGAGCTGCGTCCACCCTGTCCAGCTGCCGTGCCATCACGTCTTCTGTTTCCTGTGTGTAAAGGGGGCATCCTGGCAAAGCAAACGCTGTGCTCTGTGCAGGCAGGAAGTACCGGATGACTTTCTTGAGAGGCCTACTCTTCTCTCTCCAGAGGAGCTGAAGGCGTCAGCAGGAGGTCGAGGTGGGGCAGCAAGTGATCACGCCTGGTATTATgaaggcagaaatgggtggtgGCAGTATGATGAGCGAACCAGCCGTGAGCTGGAGGACGCTTTCTCCAAAGGcaagaaaacagctgaaatgcTCATTGCTGGTTTTTTGTATGTAGCCGATTTGGAGAACATGGTACAGTACAGGCGTAATGAGCACGGGCGGAGACGCAAGATGAAGAGGGACGTTTTGGATATCCCCAAGAAAGGAGTGGCAGGACTGCGTTTGGACGCTGAGGGTGTTACTGTGGCCATGGGGGCAGCAGGGCGAGAAAACTCTGCTGATGGGGCTGATACCACAGTAGCAGGTGGACAGCAGCAGGTTACTAATAACCCCCCTGTTGTCCCAGCTGCCGCCAGACCTCCGACCTCCCTCGGTGGTCAGcctagcagcagcagcagccctaCCCTGGAGGATGCTCTCTCCCAGCTTCAGATCAGCCCCAGACCCACTCTTCCTCAGGAGCGGTCTGAGGCTGGAGAAGGTGAGGAAGAAGATGAGGAAGAACAGGCCTCAGCCTCCAGGTCTTCTGACCCTCACACCTCAGTGGATGAGTCCGGCTCTGGAGACTGGAGCGacgatgaggaagaggaggatgaagaagaagaggggggAGATGGGGAGCGCGTGGAACCGTGGGAGGATCGGCCACGGAGGCAAAGACTGAATCCAGAGGACAGAGCCCCTCCTGGTGCCGAGTCCGCCTCTCCCCCCTCTTCATCCAGTAGCAGTGGAAGGTCCAGAATGCCTGATGGCCAGTGTACAGTGACTGAAGTGTGA